The Candidatus Methylomirabilota bacterium DNA segment ACCCACGGTCCCGGTGTACGTGAGGCGGTTGAGCGCTGCCATCCGGCGCGCTAATTGGTCGTCCAGGATCAGCAAGCTACCCGGATGCTCTAGCCCCAAGGCGATGACTTCCGCCTCTCCGGAACCCAGATCTACTACAGCAGGAATGAGTGCCCGCGATTGAACGGTCTTCACCGCGACCCACGGTAACGTTGGGATATCGGGAACACCCACTTTTGCCATGGCACCGGCCTCAAGCTCAGCCAGCACAGCAGGAGGTGTCACGATAGCTCCGTACAGAAGCTGTAACAAACCGAGGTGGCCAACCAGATGCAGGTACAGGAGCGGCGAAGTATTCGCAATGATGAGCCGTTCAGGCATTCGCCACGTCCGCAGCAAGCTCCTCGGCGGTCAGGGTAAATGGGGAGACCCGGTAGCGCCCCAGGGCGGAAAGGAACTCAACGCGAGACATCCCGGCTAACTGGGCAGCTCGCCCGGACGACAACTTACCCAGTTCGAATAACTTCACCGCGGCCAGCAGCCGGAGATCCCGAGAGAAAGACTCGGGGTCTTGCTTCAAGCTGATCAGGGTTTCCTCGGGAATTTCAATGTGCATAATCGGCATTCAATCACCCTCTCCTCTCGGGTCAGGCTTGCTTACCATCACAACCACCACATGCTTGCCGTCCCACAGGTCATTGTACCACCAAGAGAACAGCTTGGCGCCAGCGAATCGAGCGGACCTGTGAACTTGATCCGGATCCGAAAGCGTTTCCACGATCCGCCCGACTCCTCACCCGCATAGTCAATTGCGTAGCCAATCGGCCTGCCTGTGCGCGGCACGCAGACAGGTAATGCATCGGGACCTCGATATAGTGTCCAACATCCTCGCCTCACTCACGACTCAACCTCCCAGCCGTTCGTCCTGAGGCTCTCGAAGGACACGGCTGGGTGCTCCCGTCATGGGCCGACACGGTCGACAGCTCACGGTCGCCGCTGACCGGCGTCCCAAGAACCTACAGCAAGGAGGAAATGAATCGAGGGGGTGCTGTCAGCCACCGCCCTGGCCCCACTCCCCACTTCCCGGTTTCCCACCCCACCTTTTATCCTGAATCCGGCGCAGCAATAGCCAATCCTGGCAAGCGGCCGGCAATGCGTCGAAACTCACCCACATTATTGGTGATGACCGTTGCCCCGATCTGTCTTGCGGTCAACGCGATCAAGAGGTCGTCGATTGCCCCCAGCCGATCGCGAAGTCCGGAGCCATCCCCATAAAGAATTCGAAACAACTGGCCGGCATGGTCAAAGAGTTGCGGAGCCGGCGCGATGAGTCGACCAGCGGGGAAAGCCGCCTTTATCCGGTCCACAGCCCTGTTGCGGCGTGGTGTGTTCGCGCCAAGGCGAAGCTCCATCAAGACGACTGAAGAAAGAAAGCGGATGATATCGCCGACACGGCCAAATACCCAATCAGCGTAGAGTTCGTCCCGCAGATAATCGACAAAGATGTTCGTATCGAGAATCACCTTTCCGCTTACAGGTACGGCCATGGCCTCCGGTCTGCTTTCAGGGTTCCTTTCAAGGGTCTCATCGCTGTGACGATGCGTTGTTCCTCCATGAGTAATGACAGCGTCCTGTCGATGGCCTCTTGCTCGGTTGCAACGCCGAAATAACGTTTGGCAAAGTCGATCTTCCTCTGATCTAATCTGAGATGCTTGTGCTTCAACACCGCTCTTTGCATGGACAGACCTCCTTTATGTACATAGCTTGTACACAAGCTACCATGCATCCTCTCTTAGCGCAAGCCCGCTCACCTCTTACTCCCCACTCCGTTGTCCCCAAGCCTTCCTTGCCTTCCCTCACCCGGCGCAACCGCCTCCTCCTGCCATCCCCGATCTCTCACCCAAGCGCCACAATATCGCTCTCTCTACATCTTTATTGGGTCACATGTGATTCACGGGCTAACGATTCCCCGCCCGCATCTGCCTGCGTAGCCAATTGCGTGGCCGACCTCGTCGTCTCAAATCCCTCCAACCCCCCTTTTATTACGGGGAGCACTAACTAGATTGCACTCTTGCACGACATCTCAAACGGCCTCCCCCTTTAAAAAGGGGGATTGAGGGGGATTTTCTGATCGTTCAAATCCCCCCTTGCCCCCCTTTACGAAAGGGGGGAGCAAGCTATTTTATGCTCCGAGTAATAAAAAGGGGGGGGATAAGCGAGGAGGAAATGAATCGAGGGGGTGCTCATCGCGCTACCACTTCCGAACACAATTCAAGATTGTCGCCCATCTCGGGCCGAAGGGTATAGCCAAGCCCGGTAAGCAACCGACAGCACTCGGTATGCAACTGCGGGCCGTGGGTAGACAGGAAGATGAGCGGCCGCTTCTCTGTCAGGAGTTGGATACCCCTTCGAAGGACCGCATGCTCGGCGCCCTCCATGACCACCGTGTTCCTCAGCATCCATCGCTTGCTCATGTTTACTCTGAAAATCCCCCACGACTGAAATCCCCCCGTGCCCCCCTTTGCCAAAAGGGGGGGTTGGAGGGGATTTTCATGATGCACGGATGGGCCGAAGGGCCATAACGAATCAACCCGATCGGTTCAATGCCGACGTGTCAGTAAGACTGAAGCAGCGCGTAAACTTGCCAGGCAGGGCGAGCGTGTATGCGCCACGGTCAATGATTAAGCCTTGACTCCACAGCAGAAAAAGCCGTACAGTCACCAGAGAAAGGAGGATGCGATGGCGAAAATCGAGATCAGCACCACTGAGCCAGAACGGGTACTCCCCGTCCTTCGGGATGCCATCGAGCGGCAGAGGCGCCTCCTCTCGCAGAGCCTCGCCCGAACCGAGGAGAGGATTCAGCAGTTGGCCACTCATCTCCACGTGAATTCCGACCTCCTCCTGGCTGGAGAAATCCCCCATCCGGAGGAACAGGATATGGACCTCCTGGAGCTGGAGGGAGAGCTGGAACTACGCCGTCACTTACAGGAGCAACTGGAGAGCCTGGACCGCCTCACGCTATGTCCATAAAAGACTACCTGGCTACACTCCAGGCTCTCCTGGCGGCAACGCCTTTTGTCACGGGTACCTCCCTCTCTTACGAAGAACGGCCTCCTTCAGCCGGCTTGACCACGGGTTGCGTCCGCTTTATTGATGGCTCACAACTTGACTTCAAAGAGTTCCTCAGCAGCCAACCGACGCTCCACGTGATCAAATATGGCTACCACTACCGAATAGGTGATCACCTTATCTTCCACTATGACAACGCTAATGACCCAGCGGCAAGACACCTTCCGACGTTCCCGCACCATAAGCATGTCCCCGCTGAAATCCTTGCAATCGAACAACCCTCAATAGAACAGGTATTGCAAGAAATCGTCTCACAGCTTA contains these protein-coding regions:
- a CDS encoding DUF3368 domain-containing protein → MPERLIIANTSPLLYLHLVGHLGLLQLLYGAIVTPPAVLAELEAGAMAKVGVPDIPTLPWVAVKTVQSRALIPAVVDLGSGEAEVIALGLEHPGSLLILDDQLARRMAALNRLTYTGTVGVLIKAKQAGHLEAVRPVLESLRASGQWLSDELIAMVLAQAGE
- a CDS encoding UPF0175 family protein, yielding MPIMHIEIPEETLISLKQDPESFSRDLRLLAAVKLFELGKLSSGRAAQLAGMSRVEFLSALGRYRVSPFTLTAEELAADVANA
- a CDS encoding type II toxin-antitoxin system VapC family toxin, which codes for MAVPVSGKVILDTNIFVDYLRDELYADWVFGRVGDIIRFLSSVVLMELRLGANTPRRNRAVDRIKAAFPAGRLIAPAPQLFDHAGQLFRILYGDGSGLRDRLGAIDDLLIALTARQIGATVITNNVGEFRRIAGRLPGLAIAAPDSG